The Saprospiraceae bacterium genomic interval CCATAAAATTCCTGCTGGTCGGCATTCGAACTGTATCCATGTAAATTGAATACCAGTGCTGTGGACTTTCCCGGTGTATAGGATGCCGGAATGTAAAATGAAAAACTACGCATCAGTTGATTGTGAATCAGCGTGGTTTTAATCGTTTTTTGCGAAATGGCATGACCCATAACACCAAAGCTTAAAATGAGGGTCAAACAATATTGGACGGATACTTTCATGATCAGTGTATAAATTGTGTTCCCAAATCTAACGCGTATCCGTGGAAGTTTCTGGAATTCTTTTTGTAAAACTTGTACCTCATAACAGACTGTTTTAAATTGCTGACCAATTCAAATATGCGAATTCAGGACTTAAAATATTTATGGGTGTGGCTTATGCCGGTATTTGGACTCATCGGTTTGCATGTTCAATCTTATTGTTCTCCTGGTAGCTTTTATCTGGCATTTGTAATTTTACCCCTGCTGGAATTAAAGCTAAAGCCTAAACATCAAAATTTAGGGATTCCATCCAAAGCTAAACGGAAACATCTACTGTTTTTTGATGTCTTATTGTATCTCAATATTCCTGTACTCTATGGCTTATTGATTTATTTTTTTTATAGGCTTGCAGAAGGCGCATTTTCCCAATGGGAATTATGGGCTAACCTTATCAATATGGGAATTTTATTGGCCGTACATGGCATCAATGTAGCCCATGAATTGGGACACCGATCTTCAAACTTTTCAAAATTAGCTGCTCAGATATTATTGTTACCCAGCCTTTACATGCATTTTACAGATGAACACAATCATTGGCATCACAAATATGTAGCCACACATAAAGATCCTTCCTCTGCCCGAATAAACGAAGCACTCTATTCATTTTGGATGCGAAGTATCATAGGCGTTTATAAAAACGCATGGAAATTGGAGAACAGGAGATTGTCTGAAAAAGGATTGCCTCTCTTCCATAAATTCAATCGTGTGTTACTTCAATCCCTCATCCAATTATTTTACCTCATTGTCATTTATATCTTTGTTGGAGTCTGGGGTGTAATGGCAGCCTTCGTCATAGCTTTGATATCCATCTGTATGTTGGAGACGATCAATTACATCGAACATTATGGTTTGCAGCGCAAACCAATCGATGAGGAAAGAATCGAACCCGTTTCACACGTCCATTCCTGGAACTCTGATCATCCAATCGGAAGAATCTTTCTATATGAGCTTACGCGACATCCCTATCATCATCTCCATGCGCAGGAGAAATATCAGAATCTCGACAGCATCCAACAAGCCCCGCAACTTCCATTTGGATACCCGGCCTGCATGTTGATGGCCCTTGTTCCAAATTTGTGGTTTTCAGTGATGAATAAAAGATTGAGGATCTAACATTTATTCCGAAATATTATGCATTTAATACTTCCAGCAACTGCTCATCCCTGATATCCTTCGCACATTTAAAATGTCCTTCAGGACA includes:
- a CDS encoding alkane 1-monooxygenase: MRIQDLKYLWVWLMPVFGLIGLHVQSYCSPGSFYLAFVILPLLELKLKPKHQNLGIPSKAKRKHLLFFDVLLYLNIPVLYGLLIYFFYRLAEGAFSQWELWANLINMGILLAVHGINVAHELGHRSSNFSKLAAQILLLPSLYMHFTDEHNHWHHKYVATHKDPSSARINEALYSFWMRSIIGVYKNAWKLENRRLSEKGLPLFHKFNRVLLQSLIQLFYLIVIYIFVGVWGVMAAFVIALISICMLETINYIEHYGLQRKPIDEERIEPVSHVHSWNSDHPIGRIFLYELTRHPYHHLHAQEKYQNLDSIQQAPQLPFGYPACMLMALVPNLWFSVMNKRLRI